The window TACCTTCCTTAGTCAAGTCAAGGGACAAGACTATTTTCTCTTCGACTAATcctgttgcttttttttttttggcttccctttttcttcttctttattttttatttttttaatctttacatTGGGTCCGTTTTTCCTGACTTAGACTCTAGGTCCAGGAATCCATGAGTTGGTTTGCCATTCCCATCTCTAAATccacttaaaaataataattgttgtgGGCCCGTACCCAAGGTCCAAGTTCCTAGCCTTTGGGTCCTTGGGTAGGCAAACACTCCcccacataattattatttttaatctaaGTGGATCCATTAATCCAatttgagaaagaaatgaaGTCTTTCATCTTTTTAGGGTAGTCAATCTTTCATCCTAGTTTTGAAATATGCTATGTCAATATAACAATTACTGCTTTCGGGTTCTTTCCCCATCCATTCCCATCTTAAATCAAGCTCAATTACAAATGAAAAGGCTCCAAGATTACGAGTCATGATATAAAAAGTGATTGCCCCAACCATTGACTCTTCAATTTTGTATAAGCCAAGAAGCAACTTTCCCTCATTCAATTGAACTAGCAGCTTCCCCATCACCTCCTCTAGGTTAGGATGGCATAATCAAAGTAGGGGACCTGTCTCTACCACTTTTGTCTATTTCTTGTAAAGTATGCCTCTAGGATTGGATTCCTTAGTTAAGAAAAGAGAAGACAAACCTAAGTGGACATGGATAGGGAACGAGACATGAAACCATTTATACTAAACTTTTACCCATAACAAATTGTGTCATGTCAAACAAggccatctttttttttttttttttttgagttaaggTGTCAAACTAAAATCAATTGTATCACTAATTTACCTCTTTAGTAGGGTTGTAAATGAACTAAGTTGtgtattaaaagtttaaaattatgttttttttttttgaacatgaGCCATGTACACTCATTAACAaactaaattatatattcaGCTTTGGTTCATTTTATGGTtgaacaagctcaaatttttgttacaaattatttaattaacttattcttttctcATATATAACAAAGGCGGTGTTAATGAAGTATATATAAGTATTTAAATCTAGCCTTATGTTAATGAACACATTATTATATTTCGGTTTAACTTATTAATGGTTAAGTTGAAACTTAAAGTTGAATTTGGCGTTAAATAAATGAGTATTAAAGGCAAATTATCGAACTGGATTATTTGCTGAATGAATTTATGTTTGCCTTCTTATTGTAGACTTTAAAATTCGGTATCGGGcagaccaggaaaaaaaaattaaaaatccataTTGAGAATATCATTGCTAGCTGTTAAATAATAACATTCCTTATCTCATTTCAACAAGGGTTCTATGGTGTAGTGGTTAGCACTCTGGACTTTGAATCCAGCGACCTGGGTTCGACTCCCGGTAGGAcctcctttttttcctttcactttttgtgtcttcttcaaaattttttttttttttttcattttgcttttTGGGCCATCAAATAGATTTTGGTCTAAAAAATGGGCTTCTTTTTAACACACTGGTTCAGTCTCAAACAAATAACAAAGCAAGGCCCATGTTCTGTTCCTGTCTGTGTTCTTCTTCACCCCAAAACCGacttcttttttcaaaattttttttttgttcctttgttCTAAAGCTTGTGAGGTTGTTTCATATTTGATAGAATTTACTGGGtcttatatatgaaattattaatatgggtaagtgtttttattttttattttttatttttttaatgctttggATGATTCCCTGTAATCTTATACAAGTTAGTTCCTTTTGTATGTGAAAGAGTTTTATTTAACATGCATTTACATGGGTAAGCATCCATTTATTCAGAAATGCCATAATGCCAATGTTAAAATTTACTATGTGTTTGAAACTACAAGGGTTTGAGGCTTTTGTGAATAAAGTCggcatttttatatgtttagagCAAGTGGGTCTTCGAGATCCAGCTCAATGATTGAATTAAATGCTTgtattaaaacattttagtttttttcttagTGGGTTGAGACTGAAATTTTCCTTTGCTGCTTCTATTTTCTGCAAGTCTAAATCACCCATGAGAAAATATCTTATTAGATAGAGTTGGAATGGGTTCTTTTTTGGTAGacaaagttttgaatttttctggTTTTCATGGGTGTTTTACAGAAATGAAAGCTTTGTTGGAGGTATTTTAATGAGGGTCATTAGTAGTGCTTAATGCTTTTTGGCTCGGGAAAAAGCttctttatgtttgtttatttatcaaATGAGGCAAACTCAAGCTTGGTTTTAGGCTTGGCCATTAAAAAATTCAAGCTCGGGACTTGAAGCTTTCTCTCTTCCTGATTTTGTTTGAGTGGAAAAATGCtttgtaagtttttatttttccttttttgcctGAGTTGCTAGATAGTTGTACTTTCCATGCTTTATAGTTTGTCTTTTTGATGGGTCCTTAGGACCTTAGCACACTGCCTATGTGCTCTGGTTTTTTGTATTCTTTCAAGTTTTTTTGAATGGAACattatttacttataaaaaaacaaaaaaaatccaagcccaaatattataatatgttcATGAAACAACTCATGAGTATGAGACTTGATTTGAGTATATGGAAagttatattttatatgtataaatgtgtagaaatatacttatatatatacttgaGATTGGATTGTGCAAATTTGTAAATAAGTTAATAAGATATAAAATTAACATGTTGTAAAAATTCCGTACTTGTTTTTTACTATACAATGTTGGTGAATCTTATTTCATAAGTTCTTAAGTGAAAGTTAGTTTATCTTATCTCAAATGATAAATTTTCAGctataatttagttattaattattagcacATATTTTCATATCCCATGAGGCCATGACTGTATTCATAGGATGCGGATCTTGTCTCATGAAGTGGAAGTCACTAGTACGAATCTCACATTCCCTCTCCCACTGGGGCCAAAATTCACCGATACAAACATCACTATTGTTATAAGAACAAGCAAATCACTGGCATCATCCACATGGCAGTGCCTCACTGGAACAAAATTACAAAGCCACACTTTATTTATGACCATAGATGTTATTTCTTATCAATTCTGCTGTACCACTTGTTTACTGCTCCACCTCATTcacatcaccaccaccaccatgttGCCCTGTTTAAGCTGTTGTATGCTTCTGTCTATACAAAGCTGAAaaactcaaataattgataacatgctagatgatttttttttaattggtttaaaACATGTTATATGATACATGTTGGCAAGTCCTgtatttttaattagttttactGATCTTTCTCACGGTTGTGGAAACAGCTGCTTGGTAAATGTTGCAGCTTTTCTGTTCTCTGTAAAATCCACTGTTTTTACTTCAatggataaaaataaatattttaaaaaaaaattgttatatgaCACATGAGGTCCTCAAATATTTgcagaattttgtttttactattgTTTGTTTGCTTATGATCTTTTGGTGATTTCCCATATAATCTTGTGAATTTTTAATACAATGGTTTCTTTCAGCTATTGCATATTTATATGGTCCATCCTTGCAactgtttattttcttttgatgacTGCCTTCTCAGAGATTGGGACACTTTGCAAAATTTAAATCGAGTTTGCGCACTCATGGTTATTGTATTATTCTTTTGGTTTATGAaagttgtaagaaaaaaaaaaggttctcaaAGTAGAGTTGCCCTAAAATGTGATAATCCTTACTGAAAATCTGGATGCAAAAGGATTGCTGCTTTGGCGGTCAATTACTGTACCCCTGATGGAAAACCTTGTACAAGGAAGGCCACTAAGGAGCTTGGATATTTTCTTGCTGTCACTGCTCTGGAGAGCATAGGAGAGGGTAGAGACAGCACACTAGAGATGTACTGTTTCCGGTTGTTTTTTAGCTGCATCACCTTCAAGCTTTTCCAAGGAGATATTTTAGAGGGCGTTGTACACAAGGTGCTGAAGCATGGGGTCTTCTTGAGTTGTGGACCTGTGAAAAACATCTCTCTTAAATCTGAAAATGCCAGATTACTGGTATGTGGCTGGGGAGTACCCTGTCTTCTTGAATGACAAGCTGTCAaagattgaaaaagatgttgtgATCCGTTTCATTGTGATTGGAACGAAGTAGCTCTGAGGTAGAGAGAGAATTTCAAGCATTGGTTAGTTTGGAAGGAGATTATCTTGGACCAATTTCTTAGTGTTAGTGATACTCCCTTTGCATAAGTTTGGTTATAACCTGTAACTATGTTTGTGAGCCTTGTTGATGTTTGCTTGGCTACTACTTAAGTACTACAATTAacctttttgagtttttgtagcCAAGTATCTGGCATGTTAATATATGGTTAGCAACTTGTAGTTTTCATCCATTAGCAGGTATGCAAATGTGTTGTTATTTAGTTATCTGGGACCTTTTTTGTTAGTGATGGTCTTTTGTTGCAACTATTTTGGCCACACAAGTgccagttttcacattgtttcCTTGATGCAAACCAAGGCCAACTTGCTGCTGTGTTTTCTTCGAACCAATAACACCATTTTCCTTTCAAGGACCTATCTCTTTTTTTCAACTCCCTCTTGTTAGCAACTCTTCTGTCATATGTCCAACTGTGGGAGCTAGCTACTGTTTATGTCTTCAAGTGGAAGGTTACAAGGCTTACGCGCCAAGTGATAAtaataagcctttggctttaGCCCCAAAAATACCAGTATAAAATTACTACGTGATCAAACTCCCAACCTctttgaaagaaataaaagtacTGCATAaccattttctcttttaaatagTTACGATTTCATTTGATAGAAAGAAAGCAAACATCCCTCCAAAACAACAGGAGGAAAAGAGTGCTTATTACAACAAACAAAAAGCCTATTAGCAGCAGAAAATTAAAACAGTACCACATGACCATATACattagtataaaaaattaatgcatgaaaatattgGGGACATAAAAACCTAATATTTACACGAGATCATGTCATATCTGGAGTATAATGTTGGTCTTTGTTTTCAAACGGAAAAATGTGATTCAAACATGTAAGTTACTAGACAAGATGGAATATCATTTCGCAGCTTAATTATACAAGAAAGCTGAAGAATCTAATTAGTaaagttttcttctttggaGCCACTGGAAGGGTCACTGCAATTAATCAAGGGGGCATCTTTAGCGGACAGTTCCAAAAGTCCACTTGTATTCAAGATTTTATAATTGTTTCCTGATTGTAAATGCTGAGCAACAGGAATATTGGACAAGGTCGTTGAggttttttgctgaaaatacaaTAGATTTGTACCACAAACAATAAGGCACTCCTAATTAATCATGAAGATAGTCGCTGTGATAAATTTTGAGGGATCTCCATTTATGTCACTGCCTTTTAACTCAGACATACTAATGTTCATTCACAActgtcttttatatttttatagcTCCTTAGGAAGACCACCAAACCATCAAGCTGCAGAAAGGCTTAAACAGAAAACTCATGCAACTGTTCACAACCATAAAAATTAACAGATTTATTCATCATAAAATGTTTGGGAATTGATTCTAGAGTGCAATAAAGTTAATAgaacattttaataaaatagtttcaATAACATGGAAAGAGATctacttccaaaaaaagaagaaaaaataagaggaaaataAAACATCTTCAACAAAATTTAACTGAGGACATAGGCAAAAACAACATCTTGTGATTGAGATAGCACATCAATGCTCCTAGACCTTCACTGCATGTTCTGGACGCGTTTCACAATAAGGAGGCTCATATCCATataacattttaataaaatagtttcaATAACATGGAAAGAGATctacttccaaaaaaagaagaaaaaataagaggaaaataAAACATCTTCAACAAAATTTAACTGAGGACATAGGCAAAAACAACATCTTGTGATTGAGATAGCACATCAATGCTCCTAGACCTTCACTGCATGTTCTGGACGCGTTTCACAATAAGGAGGCTCATATCCATATAACGCCGAGCACAGTTTGAAAGGCAACTAGATTCACTGGAACTGAACTTGCTCCCTGGTGTACCAGTGATGCATTTGTCCCAGCAGACATTTGTGATCTTTATCACCATCTCACCAACCTTGGCTCTTTGCTCTTCTTGCTGCACAGGCATTACAAACTGATTCagtcaaatcacataaattgaACATAAATCTTGCTACTAACACGACTTACTATTACCAACAAAATAATGACTACCACCCCTACCACCATGAATTGTTAAAAAAGTCAATTCTATGACAGGCTGAATCCGTGTCCAAAAGTTGTGCAAGTTAAAGTTGAAGTCCTAAAACAATACCGACATATCTTATGATGCAGGAGCATGGGGTAAGTTGGGTGACAAATGGCAAAAGAGTTCTTCGAATAAATTGAagatttttattgataataagtCATTAGTTCCTTTTCATATGGGCAATGctattaaatttattacttgAAAATTATATTGAACTGTCAAGTGAGTTGCAGAGTGTGCAAAAATTGTACTTAACCACCTGCAAGTCTCAGCATCTAGCATCTTAAATAAGAACAGCTATAGACAAAGAGGCAGCATCAATgactttttgataagtaaataacttcattaaaaaagaaaaatgaaaaaaaaaaaagataactgCCCAAGAACAGGCTGTATACAAGAGGCAATGTGAAAACAAAAGgaacatgaacaacaaaagaTAATTAGTGAAATCCAGAAAATCTTGAAACCCTTCTGCAGTAAACAAAGAAGTTGGTGAAGTCCACTCATATAGTCTTCAGAAAGAGATATTTGAAATTAACCATACTGATTTCAGCTCCCTCAAAAGCACCAAGCATTCCTCTCTCGCCAAAGGCACCAGATTAGACACAATGGAACAACTCGCCATATTGTCCCACTACCTCCCCTGCCAACCCACCCCTCCTTCCATGCCTCCAACACATCCCGCACCATTGAGAGCATCACCCAAGAGaccaaataagaaaaatatcattGCCCCATAGGTCTGAAGCCAGTAGGTAACATTAATGTTTAAACCATCCAAAACTGAATATTGTAACACTCCAAGTCCTTCAACCCCaaaaaaggctagcccaatggGGGAAGGGACGTCCAACATTTTAATAACCTCTCCGTCACTAGTTCATGTAGCACTCCACCATGCTCCCACACACATTTTCCCTTTCATACATACAACTCATGACATACATGGCGGCTCTACTAACAAGTAACAAGTAGAACATTTTTCTGATACCATTTCTTCAAACCTATGGAAGCACTAGCCACATTCGCGCCTAATAGAACTAGTCAAGTTCATTTGGGACTTCTCGTAATCACTTATATAACCCAGTTTATTATAATCTATTTCGACCTAGTAAAACCCCGACCCCGACTCAAATGACACTCACTCCTCCAACAAGaattaatgggaaaaaaaagagagggtaAAGATCATGGGCTCAAAACCTCCTTAAGTGCATGTTTGTAGTAGTAGTGTAATGGGCAACTGAAAACAGTTAATCTTAaacactaaaattattaaatcaatAATTGCAAACAAGACATCCTAGTTTAGAACAGCGAAACAGAACactaaaaaaatcacatgactaTACATTCCAGTTACCAAACAACATAAGAGACTTTTGTCTATTCTAacaaaatccttaaaaaaataatatatatatattttcaatccTCAGATTTTCTGTTTTATTTTCCTCAGCTTTCTGAGAgaccaaacacacacaaaaaacaaaaaaacaaaaacaaaaaaacaaaaaaaaaaaacttacagcGAGAAATTGAGCAAATTCAGCAGATTGGACTTGTGAAGGATccattgagagagaaaaaaagagaaagattgGATTGGATTTTGTTCAGTTGCTAAAACCCTCAAATCTGAGAAAACCTAAAAGCTTTTGATtctaaaaccctaaatacaaagaACGCGATGGCTGAGGAAGATGGGATAATGGGCCGAATGAAATGGGGTCGTTTTCCCTCAAATTTGTGACTGTTTATATGGGCCCAGGGGCAAGGCCCATTGGATTTACATTGACACAGCCTAGTAAGTGTACATCTAGGCCCATTGGGCTTTACATTGACACAGCCTAGTAAGGGTGTACATATAGGCCCATTGGACTTTACTAcattggcatttggcacacacTAAAAATGGTAAGTTACCATTTAAAACTTCTTGATATTAATCATTATTGTTTATACCCACAAGTAAATAATGAATTCTTGTTGCATCAAATGTTAAGTCAATCTGTTGCCAAGAGTTTTGAAacttaactaatatatatatattgtgtttaCAACGAAAATGTCTAAGGTTTAAATTCTTCAATTGTTTATGCataattgatgacatggtaaGTATATGATGAGTCTCGTTAATCGGTGCTCTTAggataatttttaataaataattttaaaaaaattttgacatcacttttatgagataaataaaaagccataaaaaattaattattttttatttttccataaaatatttttaaaaatatttcataaaccaATACTTTTTTCCTTATATGATTGAAACAACAATTTGCTTCAATGATTTATAAACAACAATCATTAATGTATGTTTGGAACTGAGAGAGATGGAGGGAAGGGGGAGAAGGGGACAAGAGAAGGAAACTTAGAGCATTATGTTAGGGTTAGagtctcctctctctctctctctctctcgtcctCCTATCTTTCTCCATTCAAACATAGATTAAGAAtagttaaaacaaaaaatagagcgtttcaaaatgtcaaatatatataacGATTTTGATATTAAATTCTAAAAGATGCACGAAGATTTATGGTTAGATCCTTAAAATGATGTGGGATGATACAAATCATACAATATTTCTTGAAATgtgttgaaaataaaaacatttgtgattttttttttgggatatgtATTGTACGTCTTTTTTCCCCCTCATGATTGGTTATAGCAAAGACGATTAATTAAGAGAACCAAGTCTTAGTGTCTGACACTTTATTCATAAAGATGCTCAAAGCATAAGTTCACCTTGAAGAACAATCTAGACAATTTCAGTATAGGTCACAACTCTCGAGTCCCAAAACCATTCACAAACTTACTTATGCATTAAGCataaaacttgctttttcttagACCATGATATATAGTAAATTATGAGCACATGAACCGTGATACGCCTAAAGGAAACACaagtttattttataatattgtgAATAATTGTCAGGAAAGGCTCCATTTCTTGTCTACTATCAACCTTTAACTTGAGTAGTTTGTCTTTTCAGGATGgaggaggaaagaaaataaaaagatgaatcTTGAGAGTAATATCCAATGGCTACTTTCATTGTAGAGAGTGGGGAAGATTCGAGAGCGaccatttgtaaaataattgaataGTGATATAgacacaacaatttcacaataaaatgtAAATGAtgaattgttattggttctcgTTTGAATTCActactaatatcactttttttataGACTATTAATAGCTTGACAACTAGATTTTGTTGTGCCCATAATTTTATCCAAAAGCATTACACATATAAGTGAAAAAGGACATTCATGAGTGCTGAGATGTGttttctccacaaaaaaaaaaaaaaaaaaaagaaaaaaaaagaaaagaaaaaagaaaagtagtgTTGAGATGTGACATGAGACATAAGTGAAAAGAATTGTGCCCAAAAGGTCATAAAGACATTACCTTTGTTGCTGTGGTCTTAAACAATACTTGCGAACCATGTAAACGAAGTGGCTATCTCAcatggagagaaaaaaaaaaaggcaacatCTTCGCAACTAAGAAAAGTAGTTGACTCTTCTTTGCTTTGCAATTGTAAGGGTTCCCCTTACTTTCATGGCTTTTCCTTCTAGACAAatcatttaaaaacaaataatcaaggttcagcaaaaacaaaaaatcaaggTAATATTGAttataagaaatattaaaaaataaaaaacgttgCTCTTTAAATCGCTTACCGTGGGGCTAAAGTGCTGGTTACAAACCTTTATGAGTCACCCATCCATTCATGGctacagctttttttttttttttttttggtgggagtaaagttattattattattatttatttaaaaaggaaaatttgaagGAAGAAAACATGAAAGTAAAGAAAGCTATGAGTCACTGTATGACTTTGGActcaaatgtgataaaaaaaattcccttccctATGTTTGGACGGGAAAGGAGAGAAGGTTCCCTCCTTGGTCCTCTCCCTCTTCAAACATCAATTgccttttcaaatttaaaacattaCCGAAGCTTTATATAAtacaccaaaaaatttaatgcCATAAATTTAGTCACAACTCTTTTGTATCGCTGATTATGAGTAGTA of the Quercus robur chromosome 10, dhQueRobu3.1, whole genome shotgun sequence genome contains:
- the LOC126702878 gene encoding mitochondrial import inner membrane translocase subunit TIM8; the protein is MDPSQVQSAEFAQFLAQEEQRAKVGEMVIKITNVCWDKCITGTPGSKFSSSESSCLSNCARRYMDMSLLIVKRVQNMQ